A single Antechinus flavipes isolate AdamAnt ecotype Samford, QLD, Australia chromosome 5, AdamAnt_v2, whole genome shotgun sequence DNA region contains:
- the FKBP4 gene encoding peptidyl-prolyl cis-trans isomerase FKBP4, producing the protein MTAEEMKAAESSAQSAPLPVEGVDISPKQDEGVLKVIKREGTGTETPMIGDKVTVHYTGWLLDGTKFDSSLDRKDKFSFDLGKGEVIKAWDIAVATMKIGEVCHITCKPEYAYGSSGSPPMIPPNATLVFEVELFDFKGEDLTEDEDGGIIRRIRNRGEGYSKPNEGAIVEVVLEGRHKGRVFDQRELSFEIGEGENYDLPPGLEKAIQRMEKGENSIVYLKPSYGFGIAGKEKFQIPRDAELQYEVTLKSFEKAKESWEMNAEEKLEQSAIVKERGTVYFKEGKYKQAMLQYKKIVSWLEYELGFSEEEGQRAQARTLRLASHLNLAMCHLKLQTYSAAVESCNKALELDNNNEKGLFRRGEAYLAVNDFELAREDFQKVLKLYPSNKAARTQLTLCQQRIREQHAREKKLYANMFQRLAEKENKPEAEAAGGDFPADTEMKDDQQNGVEVSKSQVETEA; encoded by the exons ATGACTGCGGAGGAGATGAAGGCGGCGGAGAGCAGCGCGCAGTCGGCCCCGTTGCCCGTGGAGGGGGTGGACATTAGCCCCAAACAAGATGAAGGCGTGCTGAAG GTGATCAAGCGCGAGGGGACAGGCACAGAGACTCCCATGATTGGCGACAAGGTCACTGTTCACTATACTGGCTGGCTGCTGGATGGCACCAAATTTGACTCCAGTTTGGATCGCAAGGACAAATTCTCTTTTGACTTGGGCAAAG GGGAGGTAATCAAAGCCTGGGACATTGCTGTGGCCACCATGAAAATAGGAGAAGTCTGCCATATCACCTGCAAACCAGAATATGCCTATGGTTCATCTGGCAGTCCTCCCATGATCCCCCCCAATGCCACCCTGGTGTTTGAG GTGGAACTCTTTGACTTTAAAGGAGAGGATCTTACTGAGGATGAGGATGGTGGAATCATCCGAAGGATACGGAATCGAGGCGAGGGCTACTCCAAGCCCAATGAGGGAGCTATAGTGGAAG TTGTGCTAGAGGGTCGCCATAAAGGCCGGGTCTTTGACCAGCGAGAGTTAAGCTTTGAGATTGGAGAGGGTGAGAACTATGATCTTCCCCCTGGACTAGAAAAGGCGATTCAGCgcatggagaagggagagaactcTATTGTCTACCTTAAGCCCAG CTATGGTTTTGGGATTGCTGGGAAGGAGAAGTTCCAGATCCCACGGGACGCAGAGCTACAGTATGAAGTGACACTCAAGAGCTTTGAAAAG GCCAAGGAGTCCTGGGAGATGAATGCAGAGGAGAAACTGGAGCAGAGTGCCATAGTGAAAGAACGGGGTACCGTGTATTTCAAG GAGGGAAAGTATAAGCAAGCCATGCTTCAGTACAAGAAGATTGTGTCCTGGCTAGAGTACGAGCTGGGATTCTCCGAAGAGGAAGGACAGCGCGCCCAGGCCCGGACGCTGAGGCTGGCTTCCCACCTTAACCTGGCCATGTGTCACCTCAAACTGCAGACCTACTCTGCCGCCGTGGAGAGCTGCAATAAG GCCCTGGAGCTGGACAACAACAACGAGAAAGGCCTTTTCCGTCGGGGGGAGGCTTATCTGGCTGTGAATGACTTTGAGCTGGCCCGGGAAGACTTCCAGAAGGTCCTCAAACTCTACCCCAGCAACAAGGCTGCCAGGACCCAGCTGACCCTCTGCCAACAGCGGATCCGTGAGCAGCATGCCAGGGAGAAGAAGCTCTATGCGAACATGTTCCAGAGACTGGCTGAGAAGGAGAACAAG CCTGAGGCAGAAGCAGCTGGAGGAGACTTCCCGGCAGACACTGAGATGAAGGATGACCAGCAGAACGGTGTGGAAGTGAGCAAGTCTCAAGTGGAGACAGAAGCGTAG